The window TGGCCGCCGCCGAAATCGAGCGTGTGGCCGCCGAACAGCGTTTGTGCACCTGCTGCTTTGGCGCGTTCGACAAAACCGCTCACGCGTTCGAGCTGTTGGGCGGAAATCAGCGGCCCCATCATCACGCCTTCGTCAAACGGCAGGCCGACCTTGAAGTTTTGCGCCTGCACCAGCAAGGCTTCGGTAAATTTTTCTTTTACCGATTCGTGCACCAGAATGCGGGTGGCGGCGGTGCAGTCGTGGCCGGAATTGATAAAACCGCCAAACGCGGCTTTTTCGGCAGCCAGCTCGATATCGGCATCGGCAAACACTACCAGCGGTGCTTTGCCGCCCAATTCGAGATGCACGCGCTTGAGGGTGTCGGCGGCGCTTTTCATGATAAATTTGCCCGTGTCGCTCGAGCCGGTGAGGCTCACCATCTGGATATCGGGGTGCGCCACGATGGCTTTGCCGGTGTCGCCGGTGCCGGTGATGATGTTTAATACGCCGTCGGGCAGGCCGGCTTCTTGGGCGATTTCGCCGAGCAGCAGGGTGGTGCGCGGGGTCATTTCCGAGGGCTTGATGATGGAGGTGCAGCCGGCGGCCAGTGCGGGGCCGATTTTCCAAGCGGCCATCAAAAGCGGGTAGTTCCAAGGGGCAATGCCGGCGGTTACGCCGCAGGGTTCGCGGCGCAGCATCGAGGTATAGGCGCTGTTGTATTCGCCGGCGCGGCTGCCGCCGGTGTCGCGGGCGGCGGCGGCAAAAAAGCGCAGGTTGTCGACCACAAACGGCAAATCGCCGCCTTTGCTGATAAATTCATAAGGTTTGCCGGTGTCTTCGGTTT of the Uruburuella testudinis genome contains:
- a CDS encoding aminobutyraldehyde dehydrogenase produces the protein MEYGLWINGAWQSGAGMIDIENPATGETVAQAATAGEKEVNAAVAAAKTAFDDGRWSKATPGERATVLSKMADIIEARTDELAKIETEDTGKPYEFISKGGDLPFVVDNLRFFAAAARDTGGSRAGEYNSAYTSMLRREPCGVTAGIAPWNYPLLMAAWKIGPALAAGCTSIIKPSEMTPRTTLLLGEIAQEAGLPDGVLNIITGTGDTGKAIVAHPDIQMVSLTGSSDTGKFIMKSAADTLKRVHLELGGKAPLVVFADADIELAAEKAAFGGFINSGHDCTAATRILVHESVKEKFTEALLVQAQNFKVGLPFDEGVMMGPLISAQQLERVSGFVERAKAAGAQTLFGGHTLDFGGGHYYSPTLLTNVDQKAEIVQNEVFGPVMTIQTFGSDEEALTLANDVRFGLASSVFTTDVARAMRFSADLRFGTVWVNDHLPLTSETPHGGFKQSGFGKDLSAEAVGDYLITKHVMIAL